The following are encoded in a window of Mycobacterium vicinigordonae genomic DNA:
- a CDS encoding enoyl-CoA hydratase yields MTTDGSAVAERPIASSEPVLYDVSDTGVAVITLNRPERRNAWGGGMTDRFFRYVETAEADKHVRVIVMTGNGDAFCVGADMGDLGSISSTTVESARETDVRSLVAEKHPYFLTQLRKPVITAINGSVAGIGLSLALMSDVRFAAAGAKFTTSFARRGLVAEYGISWILPRLVGWGAATDLLLSGRTFLAEEALALGLVKQVVPRAQLLDRTLAYADDVARNCAPNSLAVMKQQLYADAGLPIVETSVRAEQLMHESMTRPDFIEGITAFFQKRPPNFPPLTAPETQDCEEVRHDDVGIPSD; encoded by the coding sequence ATGACCACCGACGGCAGCGCGGTCGCCGAGCGGCCGATCGCGTCGAGCGAGCCGGTGCTCTATGACGTCTCAGACACCGGCGTGGCGGTGATCACCCTCAACCGCCCGGAGCGCCGCAACGCCTGGGGCGGGGGGATGACGGATCGCTTCTTTCGCTACGTCGAAACCGCCGAAGCCGACAAACACGTCCGCGTTATCGTGATGACCGGCAATGGGGACGCCTTCTGCGTCGGCGCGGACATGGGCGATCTGGGTTCGATCTCGTCTACCACCGTCGAGTCCGCCCGCGAGACGGATGTCCGTTCCCTGGTTGCCGAGAAACACCCATACTTCCTGACCCAGCTGCGCAAACCGGTGATCACAGCGATCAACGGCTCGGTCGCCGGCATCGGCCTGTCGTTGGCGTTGATGTCCGATGTCCGGTTCGCGGCGGCCGGCGCCAAGTTCACCACCTCGTTCGCGCGGCGGGGACTGGTCGCCGAGTACGGCATCTCCTGGATCCTGCCGCGGCTGGTTGGTTGGGGCGCCGCCACCGATCTGCTGCTATCCGGCCGCACCTTTTTGGCCGAGGAGGCGCTCGCGCTGGGTCTGGTCAAACAAGTCGTGCCACGCGCGCAGTTGCTGGACCGCACCCTGGCCTACGCCGACGACGTGGCCCGCAACTGCGCGCCCAACTCACTAGCCGTGATGAAGCAGCAGCTGTACGCCGACGCCGGTCTGCCCATCGTGGAGACCAGCGTCAGGGCCGAGCAGCTGATGCACGAATCGATGACTCGTCCCGACTTCATCGAGGGCATCACCGCATTCTTTCAGAAGCGGCCGCCGAATTTTCCGCCCTTGACAGCCCCGGAGACACAAGATTGCGAGGAGGTCCGTCATGACGACGTTGGAATACCGAGCGATTGA
- a CDS encoding amidohydrolase family protein, with product MTTLEYRAIDVDNHYYEPIDSFTRYLPKEFKRRGVQMLRDGKRTWAVIGERINQFIPNPTFDPIIEPGCLDLLFRGEIPEGVDPASLMKVDRLENHPEYQNRDARVKVMDTQNLETVFMLPTFACGVEEALKHDIPATMASVHAFNEWLDDDWGFDRPDHRVISAPIISLADPEKAVEEVEFVLGRGAKIVLVRPAPVPGVVKPRSLGDPLHDPVWARLAEAGVPVGFHLSDSGYLAINALWGGKATFEGFGKKDPLDQVLLDDRAIHDTMASMIVHQVFSRHPKLKVASIENGSYFVYRLIKRLKKAANTAPYHFKEDPVAQLRNNVWIAPYYEDDVKLLAETIGVDKILFGSDWPHGEGLADPMAFTADIPQFPEFSAEDTHKVMRDNALDLLGVNVPVSA from the coding sequence ATGACGACGTTGGAATACCGAGCGATTGACGTCGACAACCACTACTACGAACCGATCGACTCGTTCACCCGGTACCTGCCCAAAGAGTTCAAGCGCCGTGGTGTGCAGATGCTGCGCGATGGCAAACGCACCTGGGCGGTCATCGGCGAACGAATCAACCAATTCATCCCAAACCCGACCTTCGATCCCATCATCGAGCCTGGATGCCTGGATCTGTTGTTCCGCGGCGAGATTCCCGAGGGCGTCGACCCGGCCTCACTGATGAAGGTGGACCGCCTGGAGAACCATCCCGAATACCAGAACCGGGATGCCCGGGTGAAGGTGATGGACACCCAGAACCTCGAGACGGTGTTCATGCTGCCCACCTTCGCCTGCGGTGTGGAGGAGGCCCTCAAGCACGACATTCCCGCGACGATGGCGTCGGTGCACGCCTTCAACGAATGGCTGGACGACGACTGGGGTTTCGACCGCCCCGACCACCGGGTCATCTCCGCGCCCATCATTTCGCTGGCTGATCCCGAAAAGGCAGTTGAGGAAGTCGAATTCGTGCTCGGTAGGGGCGCCAAAATTGTGCTGGTGCGACCTGCCCCGGTACCCGGGGTGGTCAAACCGCGCTCGCTGGGCGACCCGCTGCACGACCCAGTATGGGCGCGACTAGCTGAAGCCGGTGTACCGGTGGGCTTCCACCTCAGCGACAGCGGATATCTGGCGATCAACGCGCTGTGGGGCGGCAAGGCCACCTTCGAGGGGTTCGGCAAGAAGGATCCATTGGACCAGGTACTCCTCGACGACCGCGCGATCCACGACACGATGGCATCGATGATCGTGCACCAGGTCTTCAGCCGGCATCCGAAGTTGAAGGTCGCCAGCATCGAGAACGGCTCTTACTTTGTCTACCGGTTGATCAAGCGGCTGAAGAAGGCCGCCAACACCGCGCCTTACCACTTCAAAGAGGACCCGGTCGCGCAGTTACGCAACAACGTCTGGATCGCACCGTATTACGAGGACGATGTGAAGCTACTCGCCGAGACGATCGGGGTGGACAAGATCCTCTTCGGCTCGGACTGGCCGCACGGGGAGGGGCTGGCCGACCCGATGGCGTTCACGGCAGACATCCCGCAATTCCCCGAGTTCAGTGCCGAAGACACTCATAAAGTCATGCGCGACAACGCTCTTGATCTCCTCGGGGTGAACGTGCCGGTATCGGCTTAG